One stretch of Sander lucioperca isolate FBNREF2018 chromosome 13, SLUC_FBN_1.2, whole genome shotgun sequence DNA includes these proteins:
- the shroom1 gene encoding protein Shroom3 isoform X1: MESYNFHFERMSNVDLHPLSLSVSRLSPAKSNSSIADQLAHHQHGKGDSAYSSFSGGSTAPDYPSPFLPDDLQSSSFTHYADLKYVKSIYHPTQVLQSDSKTMDQLYCSVEAISQQFRNNTSTNVNHHNGNDSFRTNNKALSKKAVHLGPPSQGAYPPVRPPPIPARLDSFIATKNLENSRVHHQGTEFQPQQPQPQQQPRPHNRLHPQPHGLNAPKPETANPDTGKSSFNSDPVYSVWRGSQQPQAQQPPSYRPHLQQNDETRAALNPEYLFITDSKVASEQQKSTNILSRSPPLGTSQPEHLKPREPSSSGGCNEDHHNKPSGTTSHFESQRQRAHSAHGWLGSEPSRAASPWNAGQSFVNSSIQHKGQFYFVTGVCKLSESGMRTHSASVSGSEAGSESSTVLETHRLREKERCHSTMDNLFRPLQESSRSSSGVIPDERETFTSQSKDLSSRSQDQENQRLSLISTQSSPNFDSLEEIDMMQIRDIGRHTANNPIFYCGPDRNCPPHSTKQTSEFTSLINNEQSNQHKREEQAKRGKRQPLGDVASEKINKETTPLLYHLTGAGRAALQPKKDADFSIKSKEAIPNKTGHGDVATSDKQRPPKTDTSKNDRGEVISVDCNTLDDSFKKYYKEKLKDAQSKVLRETSFKRRDLQLSWTHRIRQKPELRPTVIHTFTPSQDSETSTDTLTPSVTSEETERGSIKEDVRERQEEMDKETKKENGRPANVAMPQVARIGGRRRLTPEQKKMCYSEPEKLNQLGDAPIHSACRSFGNENDNPFAVECEGEERVQQGEQGLVAARRKMFETRGRALSASSASKTNLKHLQQKALAEYMERKTGQKVAEPQQPALQIPSPSRQRHSLGEKPFDWGHRPLSGNHEGRNTKKKLHRPHSAGRILDSSTSSIRYAQFFSAQSCSGQYAGQSNQPKWRESQGPFHGKSASVESLLDQPEPPSFLRNRSTSTPHAFQALDYEEDPLPVTMETWSPQMDATEDSLIKPPPEGHQRVRVVAQRGKSMEELGASKLTRPSALSKSSEQLDQLWRDSTGPGGPDRDKMSVSFFAEVREAQGQDGGRKKQNRTEQAGKEPEIVGQKNTPGQTQNQTQKKSLLKQNSEPGEDATAGTRNSSRSISPAASCSSARARVHSGSPGSHGPVTDEFRSSGLPSETSSDPPSPRCLETSERGIKSTSSTPTQTKLPCENRPSSSRVRTSPSVTGSEREQSVDEPSADAPQPDSNHEVSLSCGVTTDPSLWILPPEEEIKDEHQTSPLIDNVFDDEPTSSAPPTQTSESSVSPCTSVSDADTSQQAEEEEENPETEDEKSGESQEMEERGTPEGETESVEKPAERPQWKELVEALVEADRSLARVLYPLANRKTALMLMEQLLSEDTLLMEEHYKKKQEQKGASESAETVEGAEPPPCPSVPDSLKPQCTDLQSKADITEKKRLLASYIEERLRSLEETRCALQTEIQENVAHGEALQVLVRERCLPVELERYNLFIGDLERVVNLLLCLSARLARVQNALSTVDQYTDAEEKQSLDSRHRLLCKQREDAKDLKDNLDRRENLVSTFLSRQLSAEQLQDYRCFIQTKASLLIRQKDLEEKQRLGEEQLEGLSNNLHL, encoded by the exons ATGGAATCCTACAACTTCCACTTTGAGAGAATGAGCAACGTGGACCTGCATCCTCTGAGCCTGTCCGTCAGCCGGCTCTCCCCAGCCAAGTCCAACAGCAGCATCGCCGACCAACTTGCCCACCACCAACACGGCAAAGGAGACTCTGCCTACAGCTCCTTCTCTGGTGGGTCCACTGCCCCAGACTACccctccccctttctcccagaCGACCTACAGTCCAGCTCCTTCACCCACTATGCTGATCTTAAGTACGTGAAGTCTATTTACCATCCGACCCAGGTTCTGCAGTCTGACTCAAAGACCATGGACCAGCTCTATTGCTCTGTGGAAGCTATCTCACAGCAGTTCCGCAACAATACCAGCACCAATGTAAACCACCACAATGGCAACGACAGTTTCCGTaccaacaacaaagcactctcTAAAAAAGCTGTGCATTTGGGGCCACCATCCCAAGGTGCTTACCCTCCTGTCCGTCCTCCTCCAATCCCAGCACGCCTGGATAgtttcatagcaacaaaaaacttggaaaacaGCAGGGTCCACCATCAAGGTACTGAGTTTCAACCCCAGCAGCCACAGCCTCAACAACAGCCCAGACCCCACAATCGACTCCATCCACAGCCCCATGGTCTGAATGCCCCAAAACCTGAAACGGCTAACCCAGATACAGGAAAATCAAGCTTCAATTCTGACCCAGTGTACTCAGTTTGGAGGGGCTCTCAACAGCCACAGGCCCAGCAGCCGCCAAGCTACCGCCCCCACCTCCAGCAAAACGATGAGACCAGGGCGGCGTTAAACCCAGAATACCTTTTCATCACAGATAGCAAGGTTGCCTCTGAGCAGCAGAAATCAACAAACATCCTAAGTCGATCACCTCCCCTAGGAACAAGTCAGCCTGAGCACCTGAAACCCAGAGAGCCTTCGAGCAGTGGTGGATGTAATGAAGACCATCACAACAAGCCAAGTGGAACCACTAGCCATTTTGAGAGTCAGCGCCAAAGGGCACACTCGGCCCATGGTTGGCTGGGTTCAGAGCCAAGCCGAGCTGCCAGCCCCTGGAATGCTGGTCAGAGTTTTGTCAACAGCAGCATCCAGCATAAGGGTCAGTTCTACTTTGTGACGGGAGTGTGTAAGCTGTCTGAATCTGGTATGAGGACACACTCTGCATCTGTGTCTGGGTCTGAGGCTGGGAGTGAGAGCTCCACTGTGTTGGAGACACACCGGctaagagaaaaagaaagatgtcACAGCACAATGGATAATTTGTTTAGACCTCTCCAAGAGAGCTCTCGCTCTTCCAGTGGTGTGATTCCagatgagagagagactttCACGTCCCAGAGCAAGGACCTGTCCTCCAGAAGCCAGGATCAGGAGAATCAAAGACTATCCCTCATCTCGACGCAGTCCTCTCCAAACTTTGACAGCTTAGAAGAAATCGACATGATGCAGATTCGAGATATTGGCCGCCACACTGCCAACAACCCTATATTCTACTGTGGACCTGACAGAAACTGCCCACCACATTCAACTAAACAAACAAGCGAGTTCACCTCACTGATAAACAATGAACAGTCCAACCAacacaagagagaggagcaggcaaagagagGGAAACGGCAGCCTTTGGGGGATGTAGCCAGCgagaaaataaacaaagaaactaCCCCGCTTCTTTACCACCTTACCGGAGCCGGCAGGGCAGCGTTACAGCCTAAAAAGGATGCTGATTTCAGTATAAAAAGCAAGGAAGCAATCCCAAACAAAACAGGTCATGGAGACGTGGCTACTAGCGATAAGCAGAGACCTCCAAAAACTGACACGAGCAAGAACGATAGAGGGGAAGTTATCTCTGTTGACTGTAACACCCTGGACGACTCATTTAAAAAGTActacaaagaaaagctgaaggATGCCCAGTCGAAAGTCCTAAGGGAGACGTCATTTAAAAGGAGAGACTTGCAGCTGTCATGGACACACCGTATCAGGCAAAAACCGGAGCTGAGACCTACAGTGATTCACACTTTCACCCCATCACAGGACTCTGAGACTTccacagatacactcactccATCTGTGACCTCTGAGGAAACAGAGAGGGGGAGCATAAAAGAAGACGTCAgggagagacaggaggagatgGACAAAGAGACTAAAAAGGAAAACGGGAGACCAGCGAATGTGGCCATGCCCCAGGTAGCACGTATCGGAGGCAGGAGGCGATTGACTCCAGAGCAAAAGAAGATGTGCTACTCTGAACCAGAGAAACTCAACCAGCTTGGTGATGCACCCATCCACTCTGCATGCCGCTCCTTTGGCAACGAAAATGACAACCCGTTTGCAGTTGAATGCGAGGGAGAGGAACGTGTGCAGCAAGGAGAGCAGGGACTGGTTGCAGCACGGAGGAAGATGTTTGAGACAAGAGGTAGAGCGCTTTCAGCCTCTAGTGCTTCAAAGACAAACTTAAAACATCTGCAACAGAAGGCCCTGGCGGAGTACATGGAGCGTAAGACGGGCCAGAAAGTGGCTGAGCCACAGCAACCAGCGCTTCAGATACCATCTCCATCCAGACAGAGGCATTCTCTGGGGGAGAAACCCTTTGACTGGGGTCACAGGCCTCTATCAGGAAATCATGAAGGCAGAAACACCAAGAAGAAACTCCACAGACCCCACTCTGCAGGCCGCATCCTTGACTCTTCCACCAGCTCAATCAG GTACGCCCAGTTCTTCTCAGCTCAGTCTTGTTCGGGCCAATATGCCGGCCAGTCAAATCAACCCAAATGGAGGGAGAGTCAAGGTCCATTTCACGGGAAGTCTGCCTCAGTGGAGAGTCTGTTGGACCAGCCAGAACCACCTAGTTTCCTCAGGAACAGATCCACATCCACACCACATGCGTTTCAG GCACTCGACTATGAGGAGGATCCATTACCAGTTACTATGGAAACCTGGAG TCCCCAGATGGATGCCACTGAGGACTCCTTAATTAAGCCGCCGCCTGAGGGCCATCAGAGGGTCCGTGTGGTCGCACAGAGGGGGAAGTCCATGGAGGAGCTTGGGGCATCAAAGTTAACAAGACCATCAGCCCTTAGTAAAAGTTCGGAGCAGCTAGATCAACTGTGGAGGGATTCGACTGGACCAGGAGGACCGGACAGAGACAAGATGAGTGTTTCATTCTTTGCCGAAGTCAGAGAAGCCCAGGGGCAGGACGGCGGGAGGAAGAAACAAAATCGAACAGAGCAAGCGGGAAAAGAACCAGAGATCGTTGGTCAGAAGAACACTCCGGGACAGACACAAAACCAAACTCAGAAAAAGTCCTTGTTGAAGCAGAACTCCGAACCTGGGGAGGATGCCACAGCAGGAACAAGGAACTCAAGTAGATCCATCTCCCCGGCAGCCTCCTGCTCCTCTGCCCGGGCCAGGGTTCACTCTGGATCTCCTGGTTCGCACGGACCGGTCACAGATGAGTTCAGGTCCAGTGGACTGCCCAGTGAGACTTCATCTGACCCACCTTCCCCCAGATGTCTAGAGACCAGTGAGAGGGGGATCAAATCCACTTCGTCCACCCCCACCCAGACAAAGCTTCCTTGTGAAAACAGGCCAAGCTCCAG TAGAGTCAGGACTTCTCCGTCTGTGACTGgatcagagagagagcagtcggTGGATGAACCAAGCGCTGACGCCCCACAGCCTGACTCCAACCATGAAGTGTCTCTGAGCTGCGGTGTCACCACAGATCCATCGCTGTGGATTCTTCCTCCAGAGGAAGAGATCAAAGACGAACACCAGACTTCGCCGCTGATAGACAACGTTTTTGACGACGAGCCCACCAGCTCGGCCCCGCCAACGCAGACAAGTGAAAGCTCTGTGTCTCCCTGCACCTCCGTCTCTGATGCAGACACCAGTCAgcaggcggaggaggaggaggagaatccAGAAACGGAAGATGAGAAGTCGGGAGAAAGccaggagatggaggagagggGAACACCggagggagagacggagagcgtggAGAAGCCTGCTGAGAGACCTCAGTGGAAGGAGCTGGTAGAAGCGTTGGTCGAGGCCGACCGATCACTGGCCAGAGTGCTCTACCCACTGGCCAATCGTAAGACGGCACTGATGCTGATGGAGCAGCTGCTGTCAGAAGACACGCTGCTGATGGAGGAGCACTACAAGAAGAAACAGGAGCAGAAAGGAGCTTCAGAAAG tgcTGAAACGGTCGAAGGGGCTGAGCCACCTCCTTGTCCTTCTGTTCCTGACAGCCTGAAACCTCAGTGTACAGACCTGCAGAGCAAAGCTGACATCACTGAGAAAAAG CGTCTCTTAGCGTCCTATATCGAGGAGCGTCTGCGTTCGCTGGAAGAGACACGTTGTGCCCTGCAGACGGAGATTCAGGAGAACGTGGCCCATGGAGAGGCCCTGCAGGTGCTGGTCCGTGAGCGCTGTTTGCCCGTGGAGCTGGAGAGGTACAACCTGTTCATAGGAGACCTGGAGAGGGTGGTTAACCTGTTGCTGTGCCTCTCTGCTCGGCTGGCCAGGGTGCAGAACGCCCTGAGCACCGTGGACCAATACACTGATGCCGAGGAGAAG CAATCTCTGGACAGTCGCCACCGTCTGCTGTGCAAACAGAGGGAGGACGCCAAAGATCTGAAGGATAACCTGGACCGGAGAGAGAACCTGGTCTCCACCTTTCTGTCACGTCAGCTGTCCGCCGAGCAGCTGCAGGACTACCGGTGCTTCATCCAGACCAAGGCCTCGCTGCTCATCCGACAGAAGGACCTGGAGGAGAAGCAGAGGCTGGGAGAGGAGCAGCTGGAGGGCCTTTCCAACAACCTGCATCTGTGA
- the LOC116037013 gene encoding ankyrin repeat domain-containing protein SOWAHA-like, protein MVLTQESVLFLLIAQGGKVKKFDLVAKFKALIDCDDPAERERNRELFKTIVNNVAFVKEIDGVRYVVVKKVYQHLLDGVQTAESPVEKTENKEIPLTGEQQRPPALSETTGSSDHAGVEISAVSEPDPEQASESGENPTELLSPMQLALQRSKYSDVRVKRTLNFEIQRQGTNGDNCSRRGAVNEPTSIQSKPYGLPLRMPPTATRVETRKLKVDPDNPPESPKLDSSRNKKRPPTVETGISSPQLRRPGKSTKASVEPKETKASYLVPLEPSEHEWLVKCAAGHWSQVYGLLLRDNQLAEKRDFMSGFTALHWAAKCGNSEMLVKIIDLSRQGGVDIDINAKTHGGYTPLHIAALHNQEYIMAMLVGEHGANPSIRDNYGKKAYHYVHRGVSETVREMLGEPKAREPQDRDLHEKEELELFPDLSKGLHSISRLFQPNVTGHKKKHKQRPGLYSLSDDPSQEREDNSFRHRIVSDAFM, encoded by the coding sequence ATGGTTTTGACGCAAGAGTCCGTGTTGTTTTTGCTGATAGCGCAGGGGGGCAAAGTGAAGAAATTCGACTTGGTGGCGAAGTTCAAAGCTTTAATAGACTGCGACGATCCCGCAGAGAGAGAACGGAACAGGGAGCTTTTTAAGACTATTGTCAACAATGTCGCCTTTGTCAAAGAAATCGACGGAGTCCGTTACGTTGTCGTCAAGAAAGTGTATCAGCATTTGTTGGACGGTGTCCAGACTGCGGAAAGCCCTGTGGAAAAGACTGAAAATAAAGAGATCCCGCTGACAGGTGAGCAGCAGCGCCCACCTGCGCTGAGTGAGACGACTGGAAGCTCTGATCATGCAGGAGTGGAGATATCAGCTGTTTCTGAGCCAGATCCAGAACAGGCAAGTGAAAGTGGTGAAAATCCTACGGAATTACTTTCTCCAATGCAGCTGGCGTTGCAAAGGAGCAAATATTCGGATGTTAGAGTTAAAAGAACGCTGAATTTTGAGATCCAAAGGCAGGGCACAAATGGAGATAACTGTTCAAGAAGGGGTGCAGTGAATGAGCCCACCAGCATCCAGAGCAAACCATATGGCTTACCTCTGAGGATGCCACCCACCGCAACCAGGGTGGAGACCCGCAAACTGAAGGTGGACCCAGATAACCCTCCTGAAAGCCCAAAACTGGACTCCTCTAGGAATAAGAAAAGGCCTCCTACAGTGGAGACAGGCATCAGCTCACCCCAGCTGAGACGGCCAGGGAAGAGCACTAAGGCGTCAGTGGAGCCCAAAGAGACAAAGGCCTCCTACTTGGTTCCCCTGGAGCCGTCAGAGCATGAATGGCTGGTCAAGTGTGCAGCTGGCCACTGGAGCCAAGTTTACGGCCTGCTGCTGAGAGACAACCAGCTGGCCGAGAAAAGGGACTTCATGTCAGGGTTCACCGCTCTGCACTGGGCAGCCAAATGTGGGAACAGTGAAATGCTTGTGAAGATTATCGACCTATCGAGGCAAGGAGGAGTTGACattgacattaatgcaaaaacacACGGCGGATACACTCCTTTGCACATCGCTGCCTTGCACAACCAAGAGTACATCATGGCCATGCTGGTGGGGGAGCACGGGGCCAATCCAAGCATCAGGGACAACTACGGGAAGAAGGCCTATCACTATGTGCACAGAGGCGTTTCTGAGACTGTGAGAGAGATGCTGGGTGAACCCAAAGCCCGGGAGCCTCAGGACAGGGACCTGCATGAGAAAGAAGAGCTGGAGCTTTTCCCGGATCTCTCCAAGGGCCTGCATTCAATAAGCCGTCTCTTCCAGCCCAACGTGACGGGCCACAAGAAGAAGCACAAGCAGAGGCCAGGACTTTACTCCCTGAGCGATGACCCCAGCCAGGAACGAGAAGACAACAGCTTCAGACACAGAATCGTATCAGATGCTTTTATGTAA
- the shroom1 gene encoding protein Shroom3 isoform X2, whose product MESYNFHFERMSNVDLHPLSLSVSRLSPAKSNSSIADQLAHHQHGKGDSAYSSFSGGSTAPDYPSPFLPDDLQSSSFTHYADLKYVKSIYHPTQVLQSDSKTMDQLYCSVEAISQQFRNNTSTNVNHHNGNDSFRTNNKALSKKAVHLGPPSQGAYPPVRPPPIPARLDSFIATKNLENSRVHHQGTEFQPQQPQPQQQPRPHNRLHPQPHGLNAPKPETANPDTGKSSFNSDPVYSVWRGSQQPQAQQPPSYRPHLQQNDETRAALNPEYLFITDSKVASEQQKSTNILSRSPPLGTSQPEHLKPREPSSSGGCNEDHHNKPSGTTSHFESQRQRAHSAHGWLGSEPSRAASPWNAGQSFVNSSIQHKGQFYFVTGVCKLSESGMRTHSASVSGSEAGSESSTVLETHRLREKERCHSTMDNLFRPLQESSRSSSGVIPDERETFTSQSKDLSSRSQDQENQRLSLISTQSSPNFDSLEEIDMMQIRDIGRHTANNPIFYCGPDRNCPPHSTKQTSEFTSLINNEQSNQHKREEQAKRGKRQPLGDVASEKINKETTPLLYHLTGAGRAALQPKKDADFSIKSKEAIPNKTGHGDVATSDKQRPPKTDTSKNDRGEVISVDCNTLDDSFKKYYKEKLKDAQSKVLRETSFKRRDLQLSWTHRIRQKPELRPTVIHTFTPSQDSETSTDTLTPSVTSEETERGSIKEDVRERQEEMDKETKKENGRPANVAMPQVARIGGRRRLTPEQKKMCYSEPEKLNQLGDAPIHSACRSFGNENDNPFAVECEGEERVQQGEQGLVAARRKMFETRGRALSASSASKTNLKHLQQKALAEYMERKTGQKVAEPQQPALQIPSPSRQRHSLGEKPFDWGHRPLSGNHEGRNTKKKLHRPHSAGRILDSSTSSIRYAQFFSAQSCSGQYAGQSNQPKWRESQGPFHGKSASVESLLDQPEPPSFLRNRSTSTPHAFQALDYEEDPLPVTMETWSPQMDATEDSLIKPPPEGHQRVRVVAQRGKSMEELGASKLTRPSALSKSSEQLDQLWRDSTGPGGPDRDKMSVSFFAEVREAQGQDGGRKKQNRTEQAGKEPEIVGQKNTPGQTQNQTQKKSLLKQNSEPGEDATAGTRNSSRSISPAASCSSARARVHSGSPGSHGPVTDEFRSSGLPSETSSDPPSPRCLETSERGIKSTSSTPTQTKLPCENRPSSRVRTSPSVTGSEREQSVDEPSADAPQPDSNHEVSLSCGVTTDPSLWILPPEEEIKDEHQTSPLIDNVFDDEPTSSAPPTQTSESSVSPCTSVSDADTSQQAEEEEENPETEDEKSGESQEMEERGTPEGETESVEKPAERPQWKELVEALVEADRSLARVLYPLANRKTALMLMEQLLSEDTLLMEEHYKKKQEQKGASESAETVEGAEPPPCPSVPDSLKPQCTDLQSKADITEKKRLLASYIEERLRSLEETRCALQTEIQENVAHGEALQVLVRERCLPVELERYNLFIGDLERVVNLLLCLSARLARVQNALSTVDQYTDAEEKQSLDSRHRLLCKQREDAKDLKDNLDRRENLVSTFLSRQLSAEQLQDYRCFIQTKASLLIRQKDLEEKQRLGEEQLEGLSNNLHL is encoded by the exons ATGGAATCCTACAACTTCCACTTTGAGAGAATGAGCAACGTGGACCTGCATCCTCTGAGCCTGTCCGTCAGCCGGCTCTCCCCAGCCAAGTCCAACAGCAGCATCGCCGACCAACTTGCCCACCACCAACACGGCAAAGGAGACTCTGCCTACAGCTCCTTCTCTGGTGGGTCCACTGCCCCAGACTACccctccccctttctcccagaCGACCTACAGTCCAGCTCCTTCACCCACTATGCTGATCTTAAGTACGTGAAGTCTATTTACCATCCGACCCAGGTTCTGCAGTCTGACTCAAAGACCATGGACCAGCTCTATTGCTCTGTGGAAGCTATCTCACAGCAGTTCCGCAACAATACCAGCACCAATGTAAACCACCACAATGGCAACGACAGTTTCCGTaccaacaacaaagcactctcTAAAAAAGCTGTGCATTTGGGGCCACCATCCCAAGGTGCTTACCCTCCTGTCCGTCCTCCTCCAATCCCAGCACGCCTGGATAgtttcatagcaacaaaaaacttggaaaacaGCAGGGTCCACCATCAAGGTACTGAGTTTCAACCCCAGCAGCCACAGCCTCAACAACAGCCCAGACCCCACAATCGACTCCATCCACAGCCCCATGGTCTGAATGCCCCAAAACCTGAAACGGCTAACCCAGATACAGGAAAATCAAGCTTCAATTCTGACCCAGTGTACTCAGTTTGGAGGGGCTCTCAACAGCCACAGGCCCAGCAGCCGCCAAGCTACCGCCCCCACCTCCAGCAAAACGATGAGACCAGGGCGGCGTTAAACCCAGAATACCTTTTCATCACAGATAGCAAGGTTGCCTCTGAGCAGCAGAAATCAACAAACATCCTAAGTCGATCACCTCCCCTAGGAACAAGTCAGCCTGAGCACCTGAAACCCAGAGAGCCTTCGAGCAGTGGTGGATGTAATGAAGACCATCACAACAAGCCAAGTGGAACCACTAGCCATTTTGAGAGTCAGCGCCAAAGGGCACACTCGGCCCATGGTTGGCTGGGTTCAGAGCCAAGCCGAGCTGCCAGCCCCTGGAATGCTGGTCAGAGTTTTGTCAACAGCAGCATCCAGCATAAGGGTCAGTTCTACTTTGTGACGGGAGTGTGTAAGCTGTCTGAATCTGGTATGAGGACACACTCTGCATCTGTGTCTGGGTCTGAGGCTGGGAGTGAGAGCTCCACTGTGTTGGAGACACACCGGctaagagaaaaagaaagatgtcACAGCACAATGGATAATTTGTTTAGACCTCTCCAAGAGAGCTCTCGCTCTTCCAGTGGTGTGATTCCagatgagagagagactttCACGTCCCAGAGCAAGGACCTGTCCTCCAGAAGCCAGGATCAGGAGAATCAAAGACTATCCCTCATCTCGACGCAGTCCTCTCCAAACTTTGACAGCTTAGAAGAAATCGACATGATGCAGATTCGAGATATTGGCCGCCACACTGCCAACAACCCTATATTCTACTGTGGACCTGACAGAAACTGCCCACCACATTCAACTAAACAAACAAGCGAGTTCACCTCACTGATAAACAATGAACAGTCCAACCAacacaagagagaggagcaggcaaagagagGGAAACGGCAGCCTTTGGGGGATGTAGCCAGCgagaaaataaacaaagaaactaCCCCGCTTCTTTACCACCTTACCGGAGCCGGCAGGGCAGCGTTACAGCCTAAAAAGGATGCTGATTTCAGTATAAAAAGCAAGGAAGCAATCCCAAACAAAACAGGTCATGGAGACGTGGCTACTAGCGATAAGCAGAGACCTCCAAAAACTGACACGAGCAAGAACGATAGAGGGGAAGTTATCTCTGTTGACTGTAACACCCTGGACGACTCATTTAAAAAGTActacaaagaaaagctgaaggATGCCCAGTCGAAAGTCCTAAGGGAGACGTCATTTAAAAGGAGAGACTTGCAGCTGTCATGGACACACCGTATCAGGCAAAAACCGGAGCTGAGACCTACAGTGATTCACACTTTCACCCCATCACAGGACTCTGAGACTTccacagatacactcactccATCTGTGACCTCTGAGGAAACAGAGAGGGGGAGCATAAAAGAAGACGTCAgggagagacaggaggagatgGACAAAGAGACTAAAAAGGAAAACGGGAGACCAGCGAATGTGGCCATGCCCCAGGTAGCACGTATCGGAGGCAGGAGGCGATTGACTCCAGAGCAAAAGAAGATGTGCTACTCTGAACCAGAGAAACTCAACCAGCTTGGTGATGCACCCATCCACTCTGCATGCCGCTCCTTTGGCAACGAAAATGACAACCCGTTTGCAGTTGAATGCGAGGGAGAGGAACGTGTGCAGCAAGGAGAGCAGGGACTGGTTGCAGCACGGAGGAAGATGTTTGAGACAAGAGGTAGAGCGCTTTCAGCCTCTAGTGCTTCAAAGACAAACTTAAAACATCTGCAACAGAAGGCCCTGGCGGAGTACATGGAGCGTAAGACGGGCCAGAAAGTGGCTGAGCCACAGCAACCAGCGCTTCAGATACCATCTCCATCCAGACAGAGGCATTCTCTGGGGGAGAAACCCTTTGACTGGGGTCACAGGCCTCTATCAGGAAATCATGAAGGCAGAAACACCAAGAAGAAACTCCACAGACCCCACTCTGCAGGCCGCATCCTTGACTCTTCCACCAGCTCAATCAG GTACGCCCAGTTCTTCTCAGCTCAGTCTTGTTCGGGCCAATATGCCGGCCAGTCAAATCAACCCAAATGGAGGGAGAGTCAAGGTCCATTTCACGGGAAGTCTGCCTCAGTGGAGAGTCTGTTGGACCAGCCAGAACCACCTAGTTTCCTCAGGAACAGATCCACATCCACACCACATGCGTTTCAG GCACTCGACTATGAGGAGGATCCATTACCAGTTACTATGGAAACCTGGAG TCCCCAGATGGATGCCACTGAGGACTCCTTAATTAAGCCGCCGCCTGAGGGCCATCAGAGGGTCCGTGTGGTCGCACAGAGGGGGAAGTCCATGGAGGAGCTTGGGGCATCAAAGTTAACAAGACCATCAGCCCTTAGTAAAAGTTCGGAGCAGCTAGATCAACTGTGGAGGGATTCGACTGGACCAGGAGGACCGGACAGAGACAAGATGAGTGTTTCATTCTTTGCCGAAGTCAGAGAAGCCCAGGGGCAGGACGGCGGGAGGAAGAAACAAAATCGAACAGAGCAAGCGGGAAAAGAACCAGAGATCGTTGGTCAGAAGAACACTCCGGGACAGACACAAAACCAAACTCAGAAAAAGTCCTTGTTGAAGCAGAACTCCGAACCTGGGGAGGATGCCACAGCAGGAACAAGGAACTCAAGTAGATCCATCTCCCCGGCAGCCTCCTGCTCCTCTGCCCGGGCCAGGGTTCACTCTGGATCTCCTGGTTCGCACGGACCGGTCACAGATGAGTTCAGGTCCAGTGGACTGCCCAGTGAGACTTCATCTGACCCACCTTCCCCCAGATGTCTAGAGACCAGTGAGAGGGGGATCAAATCCACTTCGTCCACCCCCACCCAGACAAAGCTTCCTTGTGAAAACAGGCCAAGCTCCAG AGTCAGGACTTCTCCGTCTGTGACTGgatcagagagagagcagtcggTGGATGAACCAAGCGCTGACGCCCCACAGCCTGACTCCAACCATGAAGTGTCTCTGAGCTGCGGTGTCACCACAGATCCATCGCTGTGGATTCTTCCTCCAGAGGAAGAGATCAAAGACGAACACCAGACTTCGCCGCTGATAGACAACGTTTTTGACGACGAGCCCACCAGCTCGGCCCCGCCAACGCAGACAAGTGAAAGCTCTGTGTCTCCCTGCACCTCCGTCTCTGATGCAGACACCAGTCAgcaggcggaggaggaggaggagaatccAGAAACGGAAGATGAGAAGTCGGGAGAAAGccaggagatggaggagagggGAACACCggagggagagacggagagcgtggAGAAGCCTGCTGAGAGACCTCAGTGGAAGGAGCTGGTAGAAGCGTTGGTCGAGGCCGACCGATCACTGGCCAGAGTGCTCTACCCACTGGCCAATCGTAAGACGGCACTGATGCTGATGGAGCAGCTGCTGTCAGAAGACACGCTGCTGATGGAGGAGCACTACAAGAAGAAACAGGAGCAGAAAGGAGCTTCAGAAAG tgcTGAAACGGTCGAAGGGGCTGAGCCACCTCCTTGTCCTTCTGTTCCTGACAGCCTGAAACCTCAGTGTACAGACCTGCAGAGCAAAGCTGACATCACTGAGAAAAAG CGTCTCTTAGCGTCCTATATCGAGGAGCGTCTGCGTTCGCTGGAAGAGACACGTTGTGCCCTGCAGACGGAGATTCAGGAGAACGTGGCCCATGGAGAGGCCCTGCAGGTGCTGGTCCGTGAGCGCTGTTTGCCCGTGGAGCTGGAGAGGTACAACCTGTTCATAGGAGACCTGGAGAGGGTGGTTAACCTGTTGCTGTGCCTCTCTGCTCGGCTGGCCAGGGTGCAGAACGCCCTGAGCACCGTGGACCAATACACTGATGCCGAGGAGAAG CAATCTCTGGACAGTCGCCACCGTCTGCTGTGCAAACAGAGGGAGGACGCCAAAGATCTGAAGGATAACCTGGACCGGAGAGAGAACCTGGTCTCCACCTTTCTGTCACGTCAGCTGTCCGCCGAGCAGCTGCAGGACTACCGGTGCTTCATCCAGACCAAGGCCTCGCTGCTCATCCGACAGAAGGACCTGGAGGAGAAGCAGAGGCTGGGAGAGGAGCAGCTGGAGGGCCTTTCCAACAACCTGCATCTGTGA